The genomic interval TCTCTAAAAGCGGAATGATATAGCCTGATATGgtggataaaataaattcatcatTTGTAATGGTTTTCcacttattaacaaaatgctttAAGCGTCCAGCATGTACCTGCTCGTGGGGGTTTAACGTCGCACATGTTCGTTCTGCGAGCGGTAACGCGTCGTCATCGCTTGAGCCTGTTGGCGCCgcagtggcggcggcggcggttgCAGCGGGCGCCGTGTTTGCGGTAATTGCGCTGGCAGAGGATGTCCCCGGCGCCGTCCACTGTTCATGTGCTGGCCCCGCTGCACCCCAGTCCTGAAATGATAATATTTGTACATATAATGTATGTGCTACGAATAtcgtaaacataattattatagaagTATTTACATCATTTAGGTAAATATTACCTTGTGTATGGAGTAGACTGGTAATAGCGCTGACGGCCCCGCAATGGTGGTCCTTGGAAGTTTAAACCACTCGTTGTGGGGGTATTTTGTGATTGAATCATAGTGCCTGTCTTCTTCATAGTATTGGACGTCTTTACAATGTCCATTAAATTATCACCAAATAAAAATTGGTCCCGTTTCCTCTCTTTAAACGGTTCGACAAGTGATTTATCTAACAATGGTATAACCATTGATCGGCGAGTATATGTCTCCATATAATGTGAATCGGCGATAAGTTTGCCGCAATCATTAAGAATACGAACCACGTCTGAAATGTTTgggttttttttcaaaacagCAGTTAGTGCCCCTCCTAACACGGATAATGCTTTTCCGAGTTGATTTTGCTTAGACATCATGTGTTTGTCTCTTTGCTTAAAGGATTCAGTCATGGCCTGCATAGTATTAATCTCCGGGTTTAGAGTTGGCGCCTTACAAAAAGGTGTATTCTTTGGAAACAAGTACTTCTTGTTAAGTTCCTCTTTCACCTCTTTTTTAAGGCCTTCTTGTAAGATTTGTTGAAATCTCTTGCTTACGCCTTCTTGAAGATCGTCACCCCATTCTTCTGATGTTACTTCAAAGTCCCCCAAGATGTTGAGTAATTCAGTATCAAACAAATCctcattattattgttttgttcCGGTCTGATTTCCGTTGTGATCCCGTTTTATAATATCTGGGTTTCTACTGGTTGGGATCCACTCTTAGGTTCCCCGGAGGACGGGGGCGGTAACGGCGGAATTTCTGTTTGTGAGCCTTCCACTGATTGAGATTCGATTGGATTTTCCACCGGATTGTCTACGGGGTATTGCGATGATTCAGGTAATATATCTGAAACCATCATacaactaataaataaaagaataataaaggTTACATAGTAACCATCAACCAACAAATGCAATATGCAAATGAAACTGGGTGTCAATGCGGGAGCTTACAATAAATGGCGTAATAAAGCCTTGCTGGGTATTATAATTCCGAGGTAAAGTATTGCTAGGTAGATACTAcctaaagaaaaaaacaaaaacaaatttttcTGTGCCATGTGCACTAAGTTAACCTCAAATTACTAACCTTGAACTTGAATATCTTCGTCATCAGTGGGATACACCACCGCTGTTACTGTGCTACGTATTCTGTGTTCCAATCTAccttcatatttttgtaatttccGCCTCCAACGTTCTTCCCTTGATTCCTTATGATTTTTCTTGCGTTTCGGcattattaacaaaaaacttCACTTACACTTTTAACTGCCTACTATATTAAGGTAGCACActattacttaaatatgatttatttcaaattattCGGTCTAGTCCCTCCAGACTACGTGCGTGCGCCGTGCGCGCACAGAACAGAATGGGGCTGCCGGCAGGGGGAGCCGCGGGGCGGGGCGCTCCGGTGTGACGAAACTTTTAGTTTCGGAGTTATACACTAGAGGGCGCTAAAAACTACGTGCGATATTTGTGTGCAGCAGCAGAGCTACTACatggttaaaaataatataaatctcGGAGACGAAGACTGGataattatagttatagaCAAACTTCTAACTACCTCTACTAATACCTAAAGATACTGGATTAGTTAGCTAAGTTTGTATAAAGTGAATGTTTATCATAGGTCCAGGTGGTGTGCTGGGCGGCCTGGGCTCCAATGGCTCACAGAATGGATCACCTGCGGGCACTCAGAAAAAAGGTTTGTTTCTACCTTCGCATACACGAAAAGGAGGTCAGGTATCTTTACAGCCATCTGTACATGTCATGTATCCCTGTTTCTGTACCAGTATAGTCATTATACCTACTCGCAATTTAAACTTAACGCTAAGTTTAACTTTAATTGGGCTAAATAGCGCTGCTAATggagaaaaacataaattaattaaaaagcatttttttttcaaaactgCTTCGTAAATCTGTCAGTCATGGTTATTCAAATTTGTAGAACCTATCTCCTCGTGGTCGCATTAACTTTGTGACTCTCAGGTGGGTCAGGTTTGTTTGCCctaaactatacaatacactacattattattattactttttcaGTCACGAAAAAGACAACAGAATCTAAGAAAAGCAGTAAAACTAGAGACGTGCAGGAGGAATCCATGCAGACTGAAGTGGTGAATGGACCAGCCGGCCCCGCCGCGGGGGAACAATGAGGGCTTATACGTTTTACCTTATAAAACCTTTAAAAAATGCTCTTGTATGAAggttttactagcgccatctatgattTAGTTACTATCTACTTTTTTCATGAGTTGTCAGAAAATCCcgtaaaaataagtacctgCTGAGACGATCGCAGggataatataggtacacagTATGCTATGCAGGTATATTTGATTACAagatgtacctaattataactaaaaacccttataaaataactaataaagCCACCTTTGAAAATTTAATGGACagttgttgttttatttgctTAATTGATtattacattacatatttGCCTAAGTCGGTAtagatatgtaggtaagtacttacattttagacTCATTCTATCTACATGCAAATAGGAATGCCTATCCACCTACGTTGGTGCCTATGACTATGAAAGTTTCCTATGAATTGGTTGTGGTGCGCCCAGCTACTTgtttatagtacctacctagcacagataaaaaatacactgtaggtacctacctacctacctagtgcAGAAGGCGTCAGGTAAAATACGTGTATCAGTGTGGGCGAGACCTAAGCAAAAGCATTTACTTCCTagagaatataattatttggatACTAGCTAAGTTAAAATAGGCAACGAAATTCTAGATTTAGAATCTAATCAGAATTCTATCTATTTAGAATTCTATCCAGCCATTTTgcctattttataaaaaaaaaatatttttagcgCATTGATGCGGCTTTAAAGTGCTAACATGATTGTGTGACATTGACATTgcgtttgtttttaattttatgtttttctttttctccGTCCCACATGCCGCAACTttgaaaacaatttatttgttgttttttgtcattGAAAGCATTCGTCtatttgaaattttatgtaaatgtgAAAGCAAAATGTCTGAACCAGAGCTGACTGCAATTTTCAAGCTCCAGTTTTACCGCAAGCAAAAAAATTGGGTATTCAATCGCAAAGGGGATACGCGCAAAAAGGATGCCAAAAAGGAGAAAGGGGAGCCTCGTAAAGGGTAAGGAGCTATCATAactttatatacctacctagttatttaagtattacttCATATTTAAATCCTCAAGAAGTTAAAGAAGTAAGAACTCACTTCAAAGTTCTGGCTTAAAAAGTTTAACCTTACTAGGTTTTACTAAACTCCTAGGGTCAGGATTTAACTGATCATCCCTTGGTTGACTCCTGCACACTCCACCAATGCCGCTTGTAGTTGATGCATTCGTTCAAGCATAGATCAAGTACTATTACCTACATCATACTTTTCTTTGTAAAGTAGGTAGTATTTACAAATCTTacaatcaataaaaaagtataaatggAGGAGGTAGTTTTGTTCCAGAAGCTTAAGTAACTTTGTCAGTATTAGACCTTACCAAAATTGCAATATAAATTAGCTTACAGACTTTTGTAGCTAGCTTATACAATTCATGCATAGTTACACTATCTATTATTTCTGCtgaacataaatttaaattccaAAAATTATAGTCTTTAAACATTACAGGTAGCAGTTCCGAATGCCCCCCTTAGCTGcccagcttagtataccctatttgcaacaccctgtatatttagtTACAGAGACAGATCTCGGGCCCTGAACCAGACCTACACAGTGAGCGAAGCCCCCAGCACCCTCAATGAGGCGTTCCTGGAGACCGGGCCCAATGCCCCAGGTAATTGTAGTAGTTTTTGATTTAACACTCATGTGCTACATACATGGGCTTTGTCCTGGACACCTGGAGTTGTCCTAGAGTACCAGAGAATAATGAAAAACACACAGATAATACTGAAAAATACATGTTGTAAAgctttgttattattctgagtctACATACTTAACCACTCCACATTAGGAATAAGCTACAGGATTTAACATCCTTGTGCTACCACACACTGTACagtgcaaaaaataaataattgaactTCAACCAACAGGTGAAGACACGGCagataaaaagaaaatagatCCACACCTCTGCAGTACAGATGACAATGCAAACCAGGTACCAGACACACCTTGGCCCGAGGTCACATCAGCTGATCAACCTGATGTGAACATCAACAACAACCACACAGGACCCAACAAATACCCTAATTTGAACCTCACGCAGAAACTGCACGAAACAAAAGAGAGCCACACAGAAAGCCTAACTTTATCCAAAGCTAGCATCAGCTTAAACAAGCTAAGACACTTTGACATGGAAGAATCAGCCCATGACAACAAGGACTCAGCAGAAATGGCGGGTGATCTGGCCGAGACTTGCCCAATATTTGGCCCAATAGTGCAGAGCTTGTGGGTGCAGTATGAAGCTAGTAAAGGTGGGAACATGAAAGGTTGGCCGACAGAGAGTGAGGTGTGGACCAATGCTGAACATAGCGCCATGGATTATGAAGATAGTGACTTGGGGCAGCCTTGTGGTGGTAAGTTATTATATGCCCTTACGGAAAGTGTAGGCTACAAGTGTACTACTGTAGGTCTAAAGAACAACAAATATAGTTGGTCTGAgatgtaggtatactaactttAGTGACAGTTAAAACTTCTTCCACATACTAACGCCATCTAGAAAGCTTCCATGTTTACACTTTATATCATACCTAGCAGGGGCAGAAGAAAAGTACCGACGCGCCACCCTCTTTAGAACACAAGTTCGTTTTTAAACCACCCCAGAGATGGCGCTGTTTGGTGCTTTATAATATCATGCCCTcaagcttcgcttcgtctTACAAAACGTACTGCTTTTATTGTATATGAAGGTACTTGagacacaaataaataatcattcaCAGATTCACAAGACGTGACTGACGGCGTGGACCCGCTGTCCTACCTCGACATCCCCTTCCTTCCCCCCGGCCTCCCCCTGCCCCCCTCGATGACCTTCCCCCCGCCTGGCCTCATGATGCACCCGCCACCGGCGCCCAGGACCCAGCCACACCAAGACCTGAGGAGTCACAGCCATTATGATCAGCCGCTATCGAAAAAAGGGGAAAATGTTAAAGCTGATTTCGAAAGTACTTACAACCAAGCTGCTGTGACTTATAACCAAGCTCAGTTCATGGAGAACCAAGCTCAAATACCTTCAAGCAGGGAATACGATGTATTTATGAACTATCAGATGCAGTCAATGACTTACAACCAAGCTCGCGATCTAATGATCAAACAAGCGCGACAGCTGGGTCCAGAAAAGTCGACTTACGACCCAGCCCACATGTCTTACCAAAACTCTAGTAGTGGCCAAACATTCAACAATTATACACAAGATCGGAGGACTAGCAACTATAACCAACCTATTAACAGTCTCAATGACAACCAAGCCATCAATAAGTTTAAAGACACACCTTGGCCACCAAGCAAGCCGAACCCAGCCGTAAACAAACCAAGCCAAATACCAAGATCTGTCAGCAAAACATCTCTGCACTCCAACTTACCAAGCAAAAGCCAAACAACTTTAAACTCAATCCCGGGCGTTTCTGACATTAAAAGTAATGCATCAGTGATGACTGTGAATCCTCAAGTGGCATTGGGTAGGAGGGTGTCCCAGGCTGAGGACTGGGCTGCGGGGGTGATGGACGGGGTGGCAGTCAAAGTCCCGGGTTCTAAGCCAGTGGTGAACAGAGAGCTGTTGAAGCAACATCTGGACAGGCTGAGGCTGCACGATTGCTATGATCGCGTGGCGGATGTTGGTAAGTTAAAAACGATATTATTTGTCACCGAGACATTAAAGTAAAATAGACAGCGTATGACAGCGTTGTACGTTTTTATTATCCATGTATGCAGGTTATACATCTTACATCACAGTCATGTGTTGTGTACCTAATAACTTTGAAAGctatgttgtatttttttacattttatgcATTTAATTTCGGTACTAACAAGCCCCTTTTCTTTTCAGCTCCAGACTTCCCTCACAAACCATCTCCAAATTACCCAGCCTACCCTCACAGCACAGAGGCTGTCTACCCACCGACCATAGACTACACTCGGACCTCGGAATACGCACAAGCGCCTACCGCAGAATACACTAGGACCTCGGAATACGCACAAGCGCTGACCACAGAGTACGCTAAAACCTCAGAATACGCACTATCGCCGCTGCACGAGTCTGTGAGCTCAACGTCGGTGGACAGTGAGGAGTTCATGACGGGAGCGCGACAGGCGGCGCATTCGAGCGAGATCGAACTGTGTGATCGAGGTGAGCTGGGTTTGGCATGAATGGGTGGTGAAACTGGGGAATAGGTACAGCTGGATAGTCTAACCCCCAAaatcatagagctttttgatactttacaataggtttaacATTTATGCCGTGATAtacaaatttcatttttttgaCTGACGTAATGAATCGAAACACGTGTGTTTCAATGCCAATTTTaaccaaataaaatacgtCGCGTCCTCATTCACATTCagaattttcattaattctcttttactattataatattactagaTTTTGACCGTAACCATCGCATCGCTTTAAAAGGTTCGTCTACTGGTAACGCACCCTTACTACAGTCATCTGTTTTTGAGAGAcatttaaaagtacctaacaaGTGTACTTACACATTTTCTCAAAGATGAAAAAGAGgcatttctttttcttttgcaGTATCGACGGACCCACCTCGCGACTTCCTCATGCATCGACCACCGTCGGTGAGTACCATCCTTGGTTACTCATTGTATTCAATTATCTCTCCTAGAACGTAAGGTTAAACCAGCAATATTAAGGTAGTTATTCTAAAAAATATCGATGTTTCTGCCTTAGcttttatacaggatgttgcaaaaatagtATAATAACCCGAAACCTTCATGTGTAGCAtgatatctaagcccaaaactgaaaacacaatttcaaaattcgcgaaaaaaaaaactccatagttaaaagtcacgtgaccaacaaagtttctatgggttttcgcaaattttgaaattctgatttcagttttgggcttagatataccatgctgcacatgtatgtttcggtttagtataaccctttttgcaacttCTCTTCATCTTATGACCTATCTTCGTCCTCGACAGATGCAGCAATACTACGACCGACAAACCCCGAGCTTCGACGAGCTACCTACCCGCGACGTTGGCCCAACATCGCCGCCAACGTTGGGCAAACACGACGTGTTCCTGTCCGGGTCTTTCCGGGACGCAGCCGCGTTCGACGGCAGCGCGGGCCGCGGCCGGGGCCGCCTGCTGCGGGCTGGGGGGAAGTCGCGGGCCTAGGGGGTCCATAGGTCCTAGGAGTCCAAACTGGTTTGGGTGAATTCCTGTTAAGAATAAAAGTTTCAGAACAGATTAATGGGCAAATTAAGCGTTCGTTTTGGTTGCCCATATTTGTGTGAGACTTCTGTGTTTATACTTTAGCTTAATTGAAGACTGAACAGTTTACGAGGGGTAGATGGACAGTCAACATAAGAGATGAGTATGCCTCCCAGAGTAATCATTtagattcttcttcttagcgtgtcggtgaaaGGATCAGCCAGTCAGAATACTTAGCTCATTTGATACCCTCCTTACGTGCACCACGATGGTTAAATTTTTCAgatgaaaaatatatgtgtTCCAGAATATGTTTTGAATACTTACGCAAGCTCTATTATTACCCATTCGTCAGATCGTCTATCTTTTATCTCTAGCTTTTAAGCTCGGAGTGTTTGCGCTGTGCGGTATTCTTATCTCTTTCGTTGACTGTACATTGCTGGTTACGTGTTATGTTAGATATATATCTGTTATGATAGATTCAAATGTTATGATGACAAGCCCTGAAACACgtcttataattaaatattccgCGTGTGATTATTTATATTCTTGATAAACAGAATCGGGAGAATAATTCTCAGATTCTTGTACTTCTCTCAAATAGTATTAGTAGTTAAGTCTGCGCCATCACTGAAGTCCGACAGCCGCGGCGCTGTTTTCAACTTTGTCTGTACTGATCtgaagtacttatacttatagaACTTAATGTCTGATAGTATAATATGATAGATTAGTTCCGCATTTTGGCCATATTTAAGTCagtgtacagtgccacaaacatATCTGTTCCGGTGTCAGTTAAcaaaattggtccatatctcattatttactaataaattatacatttatatagattagataggtttattaaaacagcaagggtaaattaccattacAGGAAAACATAACATCTtaaagaatgaagaaatattagacgtttacgtgagctctcaccggaacagataagtttgtggcactatactcatatatttttttgctcaaATTGCCAAAGTGTTGCCATTATATGCTAAATGTTAacatagatatattttttgttatttttttctatattttataagattttctTATACAAGCTACTGTAAGGGACCTCGCGAAAAGTGCGAATATGTACCTAACAATAACATCGAATATTTCTTAGGATTATCagataaataattgaaaaaactGTAAGAGATGAATACGATTGGCCACACTCCACTATAACGGAGATGTCCACGGATACGAAAATATACGAGTATGATTTTTGTGTCGGATGAATCCATTAAATCGGATGAGGACTGGCCTGTATAGACAGGCATCGggtacctagtacctataggtacttatcaatACTTATAgtgtacttataggtatttactagtttgacggtcgaatggcgtagtggttagtggccctgactgctatgccgaaggtcccgggttcgattcccggctggggcagatatttgtttaaagacagatatttgtactccggtcttgggtgttgatatttatatttagtagctatctatctatgtatttgtgtacatatatcagctgtccgacacccataacacaggttctgcctagcttggggtcggatggccgtgtgtgagatgtccccacatatacataatattgttattaaactTGTTCATAGTTCATAGAAAGCAACATCATCATCTTTCTAAGGTACCTAGATGTAAAACCaatagtatttttaattacttacaagCTACTAGTTTGATTTTAGTGTAAGAATCTCGATCAATAGTACCTAGCCGTATGAGTCTAggattattttgtaaatgtttCACTTGGGTATTCCGTCCAAtttgatttacttaactacttttatataaaacatagaTGCATtcgctagatacttacataacaTCTGTACTTACTGTGTTGTATTTATCTTAAACATTACTATGTCCTTACAGCCATTTAGGCCTACATTGAATTACACTACAGTTTATCTCGACTAAAAACGAACCTAGGACGTTTATATTTTGACGTAAATctaactttttatatttgtagcTACACATAAATTGATAATATGAGAAACTTAGTTCGATGTGTGTAAAGACTGTAAATTAGACTGAATAAACCGAGACTGTTTTTTGTAATGTACTTAGTCCAGACTTTATAGATGTTTAGGAGCATAGACTTATAAATCTAAGTTGGTTTAGGTACTTGTTcgtaaattttattgaataaagttacctacatatttccttattaatttacttttcaTTTAGTTCATCTTcctttactatatttttacccgactgccgaaggaggagggtaatgtttttttcgattgtatgtttgtatgtatgtatgtttgtctgtttctttgttccctcctatAGCCTAAACGACTTGATacattttgatgtatgaggtatcgttagaagcgtattgattgcgcaatggttataggctatgtgacgttacattaaaatgtatatagcgccctctagaggacatgaGAGGCAATGCGCAGTCGGGCTATTATTGGATACGACCAAGGCATATGATAGGGTTcaatatacaattttattgaataaactaTATGATATTGGAATACGCGGACTTGCGCATAAATGGCTTTCATCATACCTTAAAAATAGAGAACAATTCGTTGAAATCAACCATACAGACCCATCAACTAGTTTAATCAAACGTATTAGATCAGATGGCATTAATATCAACGCATCTATACCTCAAGGGAGTGTAATTGGATGCTTATTATTTCTGATTTACATAAACGACCTTCCCAAAATCATGAAAGAACCATGCGTTTTGTTTGCGGACGATATATCTCTACTTACCTCATGCCAAGacaacacaataataaatttcaaacttactaatatattaaa from Plutella xylostella chromosome 2, ilPluXylo3.1, whole genome shotgun sequence carries:
- the LOC105393777 gene encoding uncharacterized protein LOC105393777; this translates as MFFFFSVPHAATLKTIYLLFFVIESIRLFEILCKCESKMSEPELTAIFKLQFYRKQKNWVFNRKGDTRKKDAKKEKGEPRKGYRDRSRALNQTYTVSEAPSTLNEAFLETGPNAPGEDTADKKKIDPHLCSTDDNANQVPDTPWPEVTSADQPDVNINNNHTGPNKYPNLNLTQKLHETKESHTESLTLSKASISLNKLRHFDMEESAHDNKDSAEMAGDLAETCPIFGPIVQSLWVQYEASKGGNMKGWPTESEVWTNAEHSAMDYEDSDLGQPCGDSQDVTDGVDPLSYLDIPFLPPGLPLPPSMTFPPPGLMMHPPPAPRTQPHQDLRSHSHYDQPLSKKGENVKADFESTYNQAAVTYNQAQFMENQAQIPSSREYDVFMNYQMQSMTYNQARDLMIKQARQLGPEKSTYDPAHMSYQNSSSGQTFNNYTQDRRTSNYNQPINSLNDNQAINKFKDTPWPPSKPNPAVNKPSQIPRSVSKTSLHSNLPSKSQTTLNSIPGVSDIKSNASVMTVNPQVALGRRVSQAEDWAAGVMDGVAVKVPGSKPVVNRELLKQHLDRLRLHDCYDRVADVAPDFPHKPSPNYPAYPHSTEAVYPPTIDYTRTSEYAQAPTAEYTRTSEYAQALTTEYAKTSEYALSPLHESVSSTSVDSEEFMTGARQAAHSSEIELCDRVSTDPPRDFLMHRPPSMQQYYDRQTPSFDELPTRDVGPTSPPTLGKHDVFLSGSFRDAAAFDGSAGRGRGRLLRAGGKSRA